Below is a genomic region from Chitinophagales bacterium.
AACTCTATTTATGAAAGATCTGAACAGGCAGGATAAGTCGGTGTATGCGGCTCCACCCAATTGCATGGTGGATGTTACGATGAGAAGAAGACAACATTTCAATCCTACTGCCGGTGAAAAACTGTGGTGGAATGTGGTGCATGATAATTCCGTTATTCAATCCGGCAGCCTGTTGTATCAGGGCGGCCTGATGTCCATTCCGGAAGTCTATGTTTACAAAGACAGTATCCGCCTGACAGTGACCAATGATTCTTCGTATTTAACCGGTATTGCACAGAAGACATTACTGATTGAATATCCCAATCCCGTATCCCATTCAGCCACGATACAATGGAATGTGTCAACACCGGGTAACTGCAGTCTTAAGATTTATGATGTTTCCGGCAGATGGATTACGACTCTTGCTGAAGGAGCAATGGATGCCGGCACCTATCAGATTAACTGGAATATTGACGATGGCCGGCATGTTGCAGTCAGCAATGGAATTTACCTGTTGCGGCTGGAAACGTCCACGCAATCAGCTACTCAAAAGTTGTTGGTAGTAAGGTAACAACCTCTAAAAATGCAGAAGCTATCTTAAAACAGGCAATGAATGCTGTTATGCCGGATTTTTTCCGGCATCTGTCAATGAATGGAAAGGATCCTGATCCCGATCCCAATCAATCGGGACAGGATGACTCCGGGTATTATGAGATAGCTGTAATTATAAACCCTAAGGCAGCATCAATAGTATTACCTGTGATGCAAGCGGCGCATTACGCCGGCACGACTGATTGATCAAAAAAAATAAACGGCAGTTTATGGAATCGGGCGGAAGCCATGCATCTATGGACAGTAACGCATACTTAATCTGCTGCCAATGGAACTACCGGTTATCATCAACACAAAAGAAAATGCCTTCCAGCAAAGGTTCCGGGCATTCAGTAATTGGTTTAATCGCGATGCGCGTCATTACCAGATTGTTTTCCTCAGTAGTTTTCTTACCTATGGAATCGCGGTGCTGCAATGGGAGATTGCGCCATCGGTTTTTGCAGCCGCTTTCAGTGCCTGTTTAATCACGCAATTCCTGTTTGTCACCTTCAAATCGAAGGACCTGAATTCATTAAAGAGTGCCGTCATCTCTGCGCTGAGTTTATGCCTTTTGCTGAAAACAAACGATCCGCTGATTATGGCGCTTGCCGGTGTACTCAGCATTGGCGGCAAATTTATTTTCAGATACGGCGGCAAACACTTTTTCAATCCCACCAACTTCGGTATCATCACCACCATCCTGCTGACGGGTGGAGCGTGGATCTCACCGGGACAATGGGGTAGCGACGGTCTGCTGGTTTTTTGCATTGGCATGCTTGGTTTCACGGTATTGCTCAGTGTTAAAAGATTGGATAT
It encodes:
- a CDS encoding RnfABCDGE type electron transport complex subunit D, producing the protein MELPVIINTKENAFQQRFRAFSNWFNRDARHYQIVFLSSFLTYGIAVLQWEIAPSVFAAAFSACLITQFLFVTFKSKDLNSLKSAVISALSLCLLLKTNDPLIMALAGVLSIGGKFIFRYGGKHFFNPTNFGIITTILLTGGAWISPGQWGSDGLLVFCIGMLGFTVLLSVKRLDIAITFFSVFSLLNFFRSVMQLGWTADVFIHQFSSGTLLLFTFFMITDPVSTPSHPAARIVWASMVAMLSFYLSAFQFVNGAPLWALFMLSPLTILFNKFFPHTKFSWL